The Chitinophagaceae bacterium nucleotide sequence TAATGGAATTCAGTTTTACAAGCAAATCAACATCAGTACAATTCAAAAAATAAACGTTCTTTGCGCCTCATCTGTGAAATAAATATGAATTATTGGTTATTGCTTATCCCTGTTATTTCTGCTTTTATTGGATGGTTCACCAACTGGGTAGCAGTTAAAATGCTGTTTCATCCAAAAAATCCGGTGAAAATATTAGGGTATACTGTTCAGGGTATTTTTCCAAAAAGACAGGAACAGTTTGCACAAAAATTAGGTAAACTGGTAAGTGAAGAACTGTTATCGTTTTCTGATATCGAACAAAAAATCACTAATCCTGAGAATCTGAAAAAGGTACTTCCTCAATTAGAAACGCATATTGATCATTTTCTCAGGGTAAAACTAGCTGACAGTATGCCTGTTATCAGCATGTTTATCGGCGATAAAACAATTGATAAGCTCAAAACTGTTTTCCTGGAAGAACTGGAAACCCTTTTTCCCAGGCTGATGACAGATTATGCAGCCACATTAAAAAGCCAGCTGGATCTTGAACAGATTGTAACCGAAAAAGTGAAAGCCTTCTCCAGCGATAAATTGGAAGACATTTTGTACCAGGTAATGGCCAAAGAGTTCCATTTTGTTGAAATTATAGGCGGAGTGCTTGGTTTTCTTATCGGGCTTCTTCAGATTGTCATCACCCTTCTTACGCAATAGTTTCCACTCATCACAAAGCAAAACCTGCCGGTTCAACTTTTACCGTCTTAAACGGTTAAAGATACCATTCATACTTAATGAATATGAAACATCTGAAAATTAACGCAAATTTGCGCCTCGCAAAAAAATCATTCAACATGAAATTTGTTCTCAGTACGATTATTTGTTTTCTCAGTTTACAGTTATCAGCACAAATGCCGGGTGGAGCAGGTGGTGGAAGAAACGGTGGTGCTCAAATGAACATGGGCCGCCTCTATGGAAAAATTCTTGATTCAAAAACAGGCAAACCAATTGATGCCGCATCTGTTCAGCTGATTCAAAATAAATTTGACAGCACTACAAAAGCAAGAAAAGATGTAATTGTAAATGGTCAGTTGACTGTTGCCAATGGCGACTTCAGCCTGGAGAACCTGAATATTATGGTTCAGTATAAACTGAAAATAACTGCTATTGGTTATAAAACAATTGAACAAAAAGTAGCATTCAGCTTAAAAACGGGCGGCGGTGGCGATATGAGCCAGATGCTTAACCAGATTGATAAAGATCTCGGCAATATTAAATTAGAGACAGACATTAAAGAATTAGGTGAAGTGGTTGTAACAGGTGACAAACCAATGTTACAGCTTGGAATTGACCGTAAAATATTTAATGTAGAAAAAAATATTGTGTCACAGGGTGGTACAGGTGTTGACATTATGCGTAATGTACCAACTGTAACAGTTGATATTGATGGAAACATCACTCTCCGTAACAGCGCTCCGCAAATTTTTGTTGATGGAAGACCAACTACATTAACACTCGACCAGATTCCTGCTGATGCAATATCCAGTGTTGAACTCATCACCAATCCCTCAGCAAAGTTTGATGCAAGCGGCGGACAATCTGCCATCATCAATATTGTATTAAAAAAGAACCGCAGGGTTGGATACAGTGGCGGTGTTCGTCTTGGTGTGGATATGCGTGGAAAAGTTAGTGGTGGTGGAGATATTAATATCCGCCAGGGAAAAATAAACTTCTTTGCAAACATTGGGGTGAACCAGCGTAAATCCATTTCATTTGGTGAAACAAACCGTACGAATCTTCTGGATACTTATGACAATACATTGTACACACGAAACAGGAATACAAGTAATGGTTTGTTTGGATTTGGAAGAGCAGGATTCGACTTTCTCATCGACAACAGAAATGCAATTACAGTTTCTGGTTCACTTATGAGAGGTAATTTTAAGGGCCTTGATGAAAATACCATTCATTACGACACACTTGAACCAGTTTTCAAACGTATCAATGAAGACCGTTATACAAACAGCAAGTTTGAAATGCGCAACACCGGTGGCCAGATCAGTTACAAACATAATTTTCCAAAAGCCGGTAAAGAATGGACTGCAGATATTAACTATAACCGCAGCCATAATGTAAATGACCAGAATATCTTTTACACCCGTTTTGATGAAGGAGGTACACAGATTACATCAACGAATAACCAGGGTGTTGATGGTGGTGGTAACAGTACCATGCTTGTTTCACAAACCGATTACAGCGATCCGATCAGTGAAAACATAAAACTCGAAGGAGGTTTACGTTCACAGGTACGCTGGTTCCAGAGTTTTCAAAAAACTATTCGAACGGAGTTTATAATCCTGATATCAGTAATGAATACAAGTATATTGATTATGTAACTGCAGCCTATGCTACTTACTCACAGAAAATAACCAAGGCAAATTTCAATTACCAGGTTGGATTAAGAGTTGAAAGTTCAAAGTACGATGGCGAGAAGGTTGGTACAACAACCAGTTACAACAACCAGTTTCCGTTAGCGTTTTTTCCAAGTGCGTTTCTTTCAAAATCATTTAAAGGAAAACAGGATATGCAGCTGAACTACAGCCGCCGTATTAACCGTCCGAACTTTTTCCAGTTATTACCCAACACAGATTTCAGTGATATCTTCAATTTCCAGACAGGTAACCCCAATCTGAAACCTGAGTTTACCAACTCACTGGAATTAACCTATCAAAAAACATACGGCGAAAAAAACAATACATTCCTCGCTACAATTTTTGGGAAACAGACCAATGACTTGATTTCACGTTATTTGGTCAGGTCATTAGGACCGTATGGAGATTCTGTATGGATGAGTAGTTATATCAATGCTACACGCAGCTATGCTGTTGGAGTTGAACTGGTGTTTCGTAACACCATTGCCAAATGGTGGGAAATTAACTACAATGCCAATCTATATTACTCAAAAATCGAAGGAAGTGCAATAGTACCTGATCTTGCCAATGAACGCACCAGTTATTTCATCAAACTCAATAACTCGTTTAAATTCGGCAAGGGCTGGAGCATGCAGTTAAGCGGTGATTATAATTCAAAATCAATCCTGCCTCTTTCCAGTGGCAGGGGTGGTGGCCGTGGCGGATTTGGCGGCGGCGGCATGGGAGGTGGCAATATATCAACCACGCAAGGTTATATTGCTGACAACTACTATGTTGATTTCGGTGTGCGCAAAGAATTTAAAATTAAAAATAATACAGCAACTGTTTCTGCCAACTGGAGTGATGTATTCAGTACAAGACAGAATAAGGTTATATCAGAATCCAGTTTCTTTTACCAGGACAGCTGGAGAAGAAGAGATCCTGCTTTTGTTCGGGTGAACTTCAGTTACCGTTTTGGCAAGTTTGATGCTTCTCTGTTCAAACGTAAAAATAACAGAACAGAAAGTGGTGATGATATGCAGATGCAGTAAAAAATACTCAACACAAATAACAAAAACCCTGAGCAGTGTTGCTCAGGGTTTTTGTTTATAAGAAACTGTACAATGATTCAGCAAAACAATTAATTTCGAAACTGCTATGCAACAACAAACAACAATCAAAGCAATTCTTACCGGTGCAACCGGAATGGTTGGCGAAGGTGTATTACATGAATGTTTACAGCACCCTGCTGTGGAAGAGGTTTTAGTAATCAGCAGAAAACCATGCAGCATTACTCACCCCAAGCTGAAAGAAATTATTCATGCCGACTTTCACAATCTTTCAGCCATTAAAAATGAACTCAGCGGATACAATGCCTGTTTCTTTTGCCTCGGCGTATCTTCTGTTGGCATGAAAGAACCGGAGTACACCCATTTAACCTACAACCTTACCATGCATGTAGCTGAAACGCTTGTAAAGCTTAACAGCAATATGACCTTCTGTTATATCTCTGGCACCAGTACCGACAGCAGTGAAAAAGGCAAAATGATGTGGGCAAGAGTGAAAGGAAAAACAGAAAATGATTTACTGAAATTACCTTTCCAAAAAGTTTACAATTTTCGCCCGGGTATTATAGAACCAACAAAAGGATTAAAGAACACACTACCCTATTATAAATATTTCATGTGGTTACTTCACATCATCAGAGCAGTTGCCCCGAACTATATATCCAGTTTAAAAAGTATCGGGCTTGCCATGGTCAACGCCGTTATAAATGGTTATGAGAAACAAATTCTTGAAGTAAAAGATATCAATACATTAGCAAAGAGTTAAATACAAAACGATGAAAAAGAAACTTACTCTGTTACTTGCCTCTTTCCTGTTCATTCAAACAACATTTCTTGCAGCACAGGACGCATTAACTGTAATGACCTTTAATATCCGTCTGCATACTTCATCCGACAGTTTAAATGCATGGCCCTACCGGAAAGATAAAGTGTCTTCTCAAATTTTATTTCATAAAGTTGAACTGCTTGGTGTACAGGAAGCATTACATGATCAGATGATGGACCTGCAGCAACGTTTACCCAACTTCAAATATACCGGAGGTGGAAGAGATGACGGTAAAACAAAAGGAGAATACTCAGCCATCTTTTACGACACAACAAGATTGCAATTACTTGCAGCCAATATGTTCTGGCTATCACAAACACCCGCCGTTCCCGGCAGTAAAGGATGGGATGCAGCCATTACCCGTATTGTAACATGGGCAAAATTTAAAGACAGGAAAACAAAAAAAATCTTCTTTGCTTTTAACACGCATTACGATCATATGGGAAAAATTGCCCGCAGGGAAAGTTCAACACTGCTGCTGCAGAAAGTAAAAGAAATAGCAGGAACAATTCCTTCCGTTATCACCGGCGACTTTAATGCAGTACCAACCGATGAACCCATACAGGTGCTGATGGATGAAACAAATCCACTTGTGCTAACTGATTCAAAAGCAATTTCGCAAACGCCTCATTACGGACCAACAGGAACATTCAATGCATTCAAATCAAAAGAAGAACGTGATGAACCTATTGACTATATTTTCCTGAAAGGGAAATGGAGAGTGCTTTCCCATGCCAGCATTTCACAAACATGGGGAGGAAGGTTTGCAAGTGATCATTTTGCAGTAATGGCCAGGATATTTTTTTAATCACTCAAACTAATTGTATTTCATTACCATGCAGTATTTCTTAATTTAGGATTCAGCCCAATACCATTCTTATTTTGAGGAAGCACACTGATTTGTAAAAAATACACATTAGCTCAGAATAACTAAATTTGTTTTCTATATTCATTAAGCCTTGTTACGAAGCGTAATACAAAATATACTATAAATCAATACCGGTATATTTCTTAATCTTATTCAGTAACTTAATATGAATTGACTGATTATTACATTCAATTCACATTATTAAACCATTTTCGTAATAATGATTACAGTCATCATCCCAGCCTTAAATGAAGAAGCAACTGTTGCAAAAGTTGTTCAACTGGCAATAAAATCACCGCATGTTTCGGAAGTAATTGTTGTTGATGATAAATCAATGGACAATACGGTTGAGGAAGCCAGAAAAGCAGGAGCCATAATTATTACCAGTACCAAACTGGGTAAAGGTGCATCCATGAAAGATGGTGTGCTTGTTGCAAAGAATGAATTCCTGGTTTTTCTTGATGCCGACATTACAACCTATCCAAAAAATATTATTGAGTTACTGACTGCTTCATTAATCAGCAATGAAGCAGACTTTGTGAAATCATATTTCACACGACAGGCAGGAAGAGTTACCGAACTGGTAGCAAAGCCATTACTTTCTATTCTTAATCCTGACTTTCCCAATTTTCAGCAACCATTGAGCGGAATGATTGCAGGAAGAAAAAGTTTGCTGGAGAAATGTGAATTTGAAGAAGGGTATGGTGTTGATATTGGCATTTTAATGGATATGCATAACCTTGGTGCAAAAATTCAGGAAGTAAGCATCGGTAATATTGAGAACAGGATGCAGGCGCTGGAGCAGTTAGGAAAAATGAGCCGTGAGGTTGCAAGAACCATCATGAAAAAATCAAAAGAAATGGATTCTCAAAACCTGGAAACCTATGAAAATATCCAGGTCATCAGAGAGCAAATGGAATTTGCGATACGTGAAGGCCTGATGTCGTTGAAAAAAATAGCTATGTTCGATATGGATAATACCATTTTGAAAACCAGTTTTATTCATACGGCGGCAGAAGAATTTGAGTTTAAAAAAGAACTGGTTGACATTGTTACGAACAACAACAATCCATTTATCCGCACCAAACTGATTGCCCGTTTACTGAAAGGAAAGAATATTGGAGATTTACTTTCCTTAACTGATAAAATAGAAGTTACTCCTCATTTACCTGAGTTAATAAAGCAGTTAAAACAACAAGGTTATATTACAGGCATTATCAGCGACAGTTACGATTGTATTACCAATCACCTAAAAAACAAATTTGGTTTTGACTTCACCATCTCGAATGAACTGGAATTTTCAAAAAGCATAG carries:
- a CDS encoding DUF445 family protein, with product MNYWLLLIPVISAFIGWFTNWVAVKMLFHPKNPVKILGYTVQGIFPKRQEQFAQKLGKLVSEELLSFSDIEQKITNPENLKKVLPQLETHIDHFLRVKLADSMPVISMFIGDKTIDKLKTVFLEELETLFPRLMTDYAATLKSQLDLEQIVTEKVKAFSSDKLEDILYQVMAKEFHFVEIIGGVLGFLIGLLQIVITLLTQ
- a CDS encoding outer membrane beta-barrel protein, with translation MKFVLSTIICFLSLQLSAQMPGGAGGGRNGGAQMNMGRLYGKILDSKTGKPIDAASVQLIQNKFDSTTKARKDVIVNGQLTVANGDFSLENLNIMVQYKLKITAIGYKTIEQKVAFSLKTGGGGDMSQMLNQIDKDLGNIKLETDIKELGEVVVTGDKPMLQLGIDRKIFNVEKNIVSQGGTGVDIMRNVPTVTVDIDGNITLRNSAPQIFVDGRPTTLTLDQIPADAISSVELITNPSAKFDASGGQSAIINIVLKKNRRVGYSGGVRLGVDMRGKVSGGGDINIRQGKINFFANIGVNQRKSISFGETNRTNLLDTYDNTLYTRNRNTSNGLFGFGRAGFDFLIDNRNAITVSGSLMRGNFKGLDENTIHYDTLEPVFKRINEDRYTNSKFEMRNTGGQISYKHNFPKAGKEWTADINYNRSHNVNDQNIFYTRFDEGGTQITSTNNQGVDGGGNSTMLVSQTDYSDPISENIKLEGGLRSQVRWFQSFQKTIRTEFIILISVMNTSILIM
- a CDS encoding TonB-dependent receptor family protein yields the protein MVPEFSKNYSNGVYNPDISNEYKYIDYVTAAYATYSQKITKANFNYQVGLRVESSKYDGEKVGTTTSYNNQFPLAFFPSAFLSKSFKGKQDMQLNYSRRINRPNFFQLLPNTDFSDIFNFQTGNPNLKPEFTNSLELTYQKTYGEKNNTFLATIFGKQTNDLISRYLVRSLGPYGDSVWMSSYINATRSYAVGVELVFRNTIAKWWEINYNANLYYSKIEGSAIVPDLANERTSYFIKLNNSFKFGKGWSMQLSGDYNSKSILPLSSGRGGGRGGFGGGGMGGGNISTTQGYIADNYYVDFGVRKEFKIKNNTATVSANWSDVFSTRQNKVISESSFFYQDSWRRRDPAFVRVNFSYRFGKFDASLFKRKNNRTESGDDMQMQ
- a CDS encoding glycosyltransferase, with protein sequence MITVIIPALNEEATVAKVVQLAIKSPHVSEVIVVDDKSMDNTVEEARKAGAIIITSTKLGKGASMKDGVLVAKNEFLVFLDADITTYPKNIIELLTASLISNEADFVKSYFTRQAGRVTELVAKPLLSILNPDFPNFQQPLSGMIAGRKSLLEKCEFEEGYGVDIGILMDMHNLGAKIQEVSIGNIENRMQALEQLGKMSREVARTIMKKSKEMDSQNLETYENIQVIREQMEFAIREGLMSLKKIAMFDMDNTILKTSFIHTAAEEFEFKKELVDIVTNNNNPFIRTKLIARLLKGKNIGDLLSLTDKIEVTPHLPELIKQLKQQGYITGIISDSYDCITNHLKNKFGFDFTISNELEFSKSIATGEVKFLPFFTG
- a CDS encoding NAD-dependent epimerase/dehydratase family protein codes for the protein MQQQTTIKAILTGATGMVGEGVLHECLQHPAVEEVLVISRKPCSITHPKLKEIIHADFHNLSAIKNELSGYNACFFCLGVSSVGMKEPEYTHLTYNLTMHVAETLVKLNSNMTFCYISGTSTDSSEKGKMMWARVKGKTENDLLKLPFQKVYNFRPGIIEPTKGLKNTLPYYKYFMWLLHIIRAVAPNYISSLKSIGLAMVNAVINGYEKQILEVKDINTLAKS
- a CDS encoding endonuclease/exonuclease/phosphatase family protein encodes the protein MKKKLTLLLASFLFIQTTFLAAQDALTVMTFNIRLHTSSDSLNAWPYRKDKVSSQILFHKVELLGVQEALHDQMMDLQQRLPNFKYTGGGRDDGKTKGEYSAIFYDTTRLQLLAANMFWLSQTPAVPGSKGWDAAITRIVTWAKFKDRKTKKIFFAFNTHYDHMGKIARRESSTLLLQKVKEIAGTIPSVITGDFNAVPTDEPIQVLMDETNPLVLTDSKAISQTPHYGPTGTFNAFKSKEERDEPIDYIFLKGKWRVLSHASISQTWGGRFASDHFAVMARIFF